The following are from one region of the Microbacterium sp. cx-55 genome:
- a CDS encoding glycoside hydrolase family 3 protein yields the protein MRDSYRDPRQTPAERTTDLLGRLSLEEKVGLMFHTVIESGPGGSLVETTGSLSKSPTRTVVRDKHMNHFNVHGLGTPREAARWANALQRLAAETEHGIPVTVSTDPRHAFTENAGASFAARGFSQWPEPLGLAALDDADIREHAQIARREYLAVGIRMALHPQVDLASEPRWGRQFQTFGADAERTTRALVAYLEGFQGPDLGPDSVACVTKHFPGGGPQQDGEDAHFPYGREQVYPGGGFALHLAPFRAAIAAGTAGMMPYYGMPIGLELDGEPVEEVGFGYNRAIITGLLRERLGFDGVVVTDWELIHDNVAQGQVLPAKAWGVEHLSPAERLITVIDAGCDQFGGEECTDLLVDLVRTGHITEGRIDVSARRLLELKFRLGLFDDPYVDEDAAERIVGSPAHSDAGFRAQAASVTVLRDEGPLLPLRPNEGRRVYVEGMSAAAAAELGTVVGRAEDADLAIVRLPTPFEPRDDLLFESLFHQGSLEYRPGLVARLRGIAAVTTLIVDAGLERPAILTPILPLATVLVGTYGTSDAALVAALTGRIRPRGRLPFEIPRSMDAVRVSHEDIPNDTADPLFPAGFRWSGASE from the coding sequence GTGCGCGATTCGTACCGCGACCCGCGGCAGACGCCCGCCGAGCGCACGACCGACTTGCTCGGTCGCCTCAGCCTGGAGGAGAAGGTCGGGCTGATGTTCCACACCGTGATCGAGTCCGGTCCCGGTGGATCGCTCGTGGAGACGACCGGATCGCTCAGCAAGTCGCCGACGCGCACCGTCGTGCGCGACAAGCACATGAACCACTTCAACGTGCACGGGCTCGGCACCCCTCGCGAGGCCGCGCGCTGGGCCAATGCGCTGCAGCGGCTGGCCGCCGAGACCGAGCACGGCATCCCGGTCACGGTCAGCACAGATCCGCGCCACGCCTTCACCGAGAACGCCGGCGCGTCCTTCGCGGCCCGGGGGTTCTCGCAGTGGCCGGAGCCGCTCGGACTCGCCGCCCTCGATGACGCCGACATCCGCGAGCATGCGCAGATCGCGCGCCGCGAGTACCTCGCCGTCGGCATCCGGATGGCGCTGCACCCGCAGGTCGATCTCGCGAGCGAACCGCGCTGGGGGCGGCAGTTCCAGACGTTCGGCGCGGATGCCGAGCGCACGACCCGCGCTCTCGTCGCGTACCTCGAAGGGTTCCAGGGCCCCGACCTCGGCCCCGATTCGGTCGCGTGCGTCACGAAGCATTTCCCCGGCGGCGGCCCGCAGCAAGACGGCGAGGACGCGCATTTCCCGTACGGCCGGGAGCAGGTGTACCCCGGCGGCGGGTTCGCGCTGCATCTCGCCCCGTTCCGGGCGGCGATCGCCGCGGGCACGGCCGGCATGATGCCCTACTACGGAATGCCGATCGGTCTCGAACTCGACGGCGAGCCCGTCGAGGAAGTGGGCTTCGGCTACAACCGGGCGATCATCACGGGACTGCTGCGAGAGCGGCTCGGCTTCGACGGCGTCGTCGTCACCGACTGGGAGCTGATCCACGACAACGTCGCCCAGGGCCAGGTGCTGCCGGCGAAGGCGTGGGGGGTCGAGCATCTCTCGCCCGCCGAGCGTCTGATCACGGTCATCGACGCCGGGTGCGATCAGTTCGGCGGCGAAGAATGCACCGACCTGCTCGTCGACCTCGTGCGCACCGGACACATCACCGAGGGGCGGATCGACGTCTCCGCGCGGCGCCTGCTCGAGCTGAAGTTCCGCCTCGGACTCTTCGACGATCCGTACGTCGATGAGGATGCCGCGGAGCGGATCGTCGGCTCGCCCGCGCACAGCGACGCGGGTTTCCGTGCCCAGGCCGCATCCGTGACCGTCCTGCGAGACGAAGGCCCGCTGCTCCCCCTGCGTCCAAACGAGGGGAGACGCGTGTACGTCGAAGGGATGTCGGCCGCGGCGGCGGCGGAGCTCGGCACGGTCGTCGGCCGGGCCGAAGACGCCGACCTCGCGATCGTCCGCCTGCCCACGCCGTTCGAGCCGCGCGACGATCTGCTCTTCGAGTCGCTCTTCCATCAGGGGTCGCTGGAGTACCGGCCGGGTCTCGTGGCGCGGCTGCGGGGGATCGCTGCCGTCACCACACTCATCGTGGATGCGGGACTCGAACGGCCCGCCATTCTCACGCCGATCCTGCCGCTCGCGACGGTGCTCGTCGGCACGTACGGCACGAGCGACGCGGCCCTCGTCGCGGCGCTGACGGGCCGCATCCGTCCGCGTGGTCGCCTGCCCTTCGAGATCCCGCGGAGCATGGATGCGGTGCGGGTCTCGCACGAAGACATTCCGAACGACACCGCCGACCCGCTGTTTCCCGCCGGCTTCCGATGGAGCGGAGCGTCGGAGTGA
- a CDS encoding alpha-mannosidase, with the protein MSVRDRLTRFVAETLREAAIVHTAPVAMTAWPVPGEPVPFAVARAQDFAAFSVGDRWGRAWSTLWVQVHGDVPPDWVRDAHRRVELVVDLGFHDLAPGFQAEALAFRPDGTVIKGISPRNAWLPVDGDHLDAYLELAANPTIPPESHWRPTALGAPSAPDAPPLYRLERMELALIDARAEDLLRDIDVLAGLAEQLPPGTPRAARIWQALDRMLDAIDPDDLFGSIESAHAVLAPALAAPAAASAHTIVATGHAHIDSAWLWPVRETIRKCARTFSNVLDLLERHPDLRFSCSSAQQLAWVEEHYPDLFARIRDQVRAGRFVLVGGQWVEPDTNLPGGEATARQLIVGKLWFLEKFGVETTEVWLPDTFGYSAALPQIVRLSGSDWFMTQKISWNQTNRMPHHSFWWEGIDGTRVFTHFPPIETYNAELSPAELAHAERTFLDHGTGTVSLAPFGWGDGGGGPTREMVASAHRQADLEGSPRVVLGTPRDFYERAASENPALPVWSGEMYLELHRGTLTSQLRTKQGNRRVERMLHEAELWATTAAVRAELPYPLEALQRAWQRTLLLQFHDILPGSSIAWVHREAEADHARLQGELDEIVRTSIAALTGHGDLALTANSAPLGIAGVPAGAIDAPAAIGAPVTLVPAGDDGWILDNGLVRAEVDGDGLLRSLRDASGREAIAPGARAGRLLVHPDHPDKWDAWDIDRHYRARAVDLGHADEVTAEVVSEVAQIRATRSTGASTIVQTVSLRPGSGAVDVTLHVDWQERHRLLRMYVPLDVHADRSSAEIQFGHLERPTHSNTSWDAARFEIVAQRWIHVGEPGYGVAIANDSTYGHSVERETRPDGGTTTTVGLSVLRAPTFPDPDADRGTHDIAFAIRPGAGLREAAEEGHRLDGGVRRVRGAQAVAPLIRSTDPDVRVETVKLAEDGSGDVIVRLYEASGGRRTTALHIDVPGARVHEVDLLERTIVGGRQFASGDGIILTLRPFEILTLRCARRATHLPSP; encoded by the coding sequence GTGAGCGTCCGCGACAGGCTGACCCGGTTCGTGGCGGAGACCCTTCGCGAGGCCGCGATCGTGCACACGGCGCCCGTGGCGATGACGGCCTGGCCCGTGCCCGGCGAGCCGGTGCCCTTCGCGGTCGCACGCGCCCAGGACTTCGCCGCGTTCTCGGTCGGAGACCGCTGGGGGCGCGCGTGGAGCACGCTCTGGGTGCAGGTGCACGGTGACGTTCCGCCGGACTGGGTGCGCGATGCGCACCGCCGGGTCGAGCTGGTGGTCGACCTCGGGTTCCACGATCTCGCCCCCGGGTTCCAGGCGGAGGCCCTCGCCTTCCGCCCCGACGGCACCGTGATCAAGGGCATCTCGCCGCGGAACGCGTGGTTGCCGGTCGACGGTGACCATCTCGACGCGTACCTGGAGCTCGCCGCGAACCCCACCATCCCCCCGGAGTCGCACTGGCGCCCGACGGCGCTCGGCGCGCCCTCCGCACCGGATGCTCCGCCGCTCTACCGGCTCGAGCGGATGGAACTCGCGCTGATCGACGCGCGCGCGGAAGATCTGCTCCGCGACATCGACGTGCTCGCCGGTCTCGCCGAGCAGCTCCCCCCGGGCACACCCCGCGCCGCCCGGATCTGGCAGGCGCTGGACCGGATGCTGGACGCCATCGACCCGGACGACCTCTTCGGGTCGATCGAGTCCGCGCACGCGGTGCTCGCCCCCGCGCTGGCCGCCCCGGCGGCGGCGAGCGCCCACACGATCGTCGCCACCGGCCACGCGCACATCGACTCCGCGTGGCTGTGGCCGGTGCGCGAGACCATCCGCAAGTGCGCCCGGACGTTCTCGAACGTGCTCGACCTGCTCGAGCGGCACCCCGACCTCCGCTTCTCCTGCTCCTCGGCGCAGCAGCTCGCGTGGGTCGAGGAGCACTATCCCGACCTCTTCGCCCGCATCCGGGACCAGGTGCGCGCCGGACGCTTCGTGCTCGTCGGCGGGCAGTGGGTCGAACCCGACACGAACCTCCCCGGTGGTGAGGCGACTGCACGTCAGCTGATCGTCGGCAAGCTCTGGTTCCTGGAGAAGTTCGGCGTCGAGACCACCGAGGTGTGGCTGCCCGACACGTTCGGTTACAGCGCGGCGCTGCCCCAGATCGTGCGACTGTCGGGCTCCGACTGGTTCATGACGCAGAAGATCTCGTGGAATCAGACCAACCGGATGCCGCATCACTCCTTCTGGTGGGAGGGCATCGACGGCACTCGCGTGTTCACCCACTTCCCCCCGATCGAGACCTACAACGCGGAGCTCTCTCCCGCCGAACTCGCACACGCCGAGCGGACGTTCCTCGATCACGGCACGGGAACGGTCTCGCTCGCACCGTTCGGTTGGGGCGACGGCGGCGGCGGGCCGACCCGCGAGATGGTGGCATCCGCCCACCGGCAGGCCGACCTCGAGGGCTCGCCGCGCGTGGTCCTGGGGACACCGCGGGACTTCTACGAGCGCGCCGCCAGCGAGAACCCCGCACTGCCGGTGTGGTCGGGCGAGATGTATCTCGAGCTGCATCGCGGCACGTTGACCAGCCAACTGCGCACCAAGCAGGGCAACCGGCGTGTGGAGCGGATGCTGCACGAGGCCGAGCTGTGGGCCACCACCGCCGCGGTCCGCGCCGAGCTGCCGTATCCGCTCGAGGCGCTGCAGCGCGCGTGGCAGCGGACGCTGCTGCTGCAGTTCCACGACATCCTCCCCGGCAGTTCGATCGCGTGGGTGCACCGGGAGGCCGAGGCCGACCACGCGCGGTTGCAGGGCGAGCTGGACGAGATCGTCCGCACGAGCATCGCCGCGCTCACCGGCCACGGCGACCTCGCGTTGACCGCAAACTCGGCGCCGCTCGGGATCGCGGGAGTGCCCGCGGGAGCGATCGATGCGCCGGCCGCGATCGGGGCGCCGGTCACCCTCGTGCCCGCGGGCGACGACGGATGGATCCTCGACAACGGGCTCGTGCGAGCCGAGGTGGACGGCGACGGCCTGCTGCGGTCTCTGCGCGACGCCTCCGGCCGCGAGGCGATCGCCCCCGGGGCACGCGCGGGTCGCCTGCTGGTTCACCCCGATCACCCCGACAAGTGGGATGCCTGGGACATCGACCGCCACTATCGCGCGCGAGCGGTCGATCTCGGGCACGCCGACGAGGTCACCGCGGAGGTGGTCAGTGAGGTCGCGCAGATCCGGGCGACCCGATCGACCGGGGCCTCGACCATCGTGCAGACCGTGAGCCTCCGGCCCGGCAGTGGCGCCGTCGACGTGACGCTGCACGTGGACTGGCAGGAGCGGCATCGCCTGCTCCGGATGTACGTGCCCCTCGACGTGCACGCCGACCGCTCGAGCGCCGAGATCCAGTTCGGTCATCTCGAGCGACCCACCCACAGCAACACCTCGTGGGACGCGGCGCGGTTCGAGATCGTGGCGCAACGGTGGATCCACGTCGGCGAGCCGGGATACGGCGTCGCGATCGCGAACGACTCGACCTACGGGCACTCCGTCGAACGCGAGACGCGCCCCGACGGCGGCACGACGACGACCGTCGGCCTGTCGGTGCTGCGCGCTCCGACATTCCCCGACCCGGACGCCGACCGCGGCACGCACGACATCGCCTTCGCCATCCGACCGGGTGCGGGCCTCCGCGAGGCGGCCGAGGAGGGGCATCGTCTGGACGGCGGCGTGCGCCGGGTGCGCGGCGCACAGGCGGTCGCGCCGCTGATCCGCTCGACCGATCCCGACGTGCGGGTCGAGACGGTGAAGCTCGCCGAGGACGGCTCGGGCGACGTGATCGTGCGCCTGTACGAGGCATCCGGGGGCCGCCGCACCACGGCGCTGCACATCGATGTTCCCGGGGCGCGCGTGCACGAAGTGGACCTGCTCGAGCGCACGATCGTCGGCGGCCGCCAGTTCGCGTCGGGCGACGGCATCATCCTCACCCTGCGTCCCTTCGAGATTCTCACCCTGCGCTGCGCACGGCGCGCAACGCACCTTCCCTCCCCCTGA
- a CDS encoding carbohydrate ABC transporter permease produces MTMTPERLRGATSGRAAQAPVPPARTRRGGTRRQAAWAGLIFLAPTLIIFGYFAWWPIAQSVVLAFQQTNLVDPAEWVGFRNFEILFADPLLSRAALNTLWFTVLSLAIGLPVPLFCAVLMSELRRGGTLARVLAYLPVVIPPVVSVLLWKVFFSPGESGVINSLLALVGLGPLPWLQSPELAMPSLVIVATWSGAGTAILIYLAALTGVSTELYEAAELDGASVWQRIVHITLPQMRGIILVLLLLQIIGAIQVFTEPYVMTDGGPANATVTILLMIYRYAFLFGNYGVATALSVLLALVLVLVSAIYLRLTRSWSTR; encoded by the coding sequence ATGACGATGACGCCCGAACGCCTGCGCGGTGCGACCTCCGGTCGTGCCGCGCAGGCACCCGTCCCGCCCGCGCGGACGCGCCGCGGCGGCACCCGCCGCCAGGCCGCGTGGGCGGGGCTGATCTTCCTCGCCCCGACCCTGATCATCTTCGGGTACTTCGCATGGTGGCCCATCGCGCAGAGCGTGGTGCTCGCCTTCCAGCAGACGAACCTCGTGGATCCCGCCGAATGGGTCGGCTTCCGCAACTTCGAGATCCTGTTCGCCGACCCGCTGCTCAGCCGCGCCGCGCTGAACACGCTCTGGTTCACCGTGCTCTCGCTCGCGATCGGCCTCCCGGTGCCGCTGTTCTGCGCCGTGCTGATGTCGGAGCTCCGCCGCGGCGGCACCCTCGCTCGCGTCCTCGCGTACCTGCCCGTGGTCATCCCGCCCGTGGTCTCGGTCTTGCTGTGGAAGGTGTTCTTCAGCCCCGGCGAATCCGGGGTCATCAACAGCCTGCTCGCCCTCGTCGGGCTCGGCCCGCTCCCCTGGCTGCAGTCCCCCGAGCTGGCGATGCCGAGCCTCGTGATCGTGGCGACCTGGTCGGGCGCCGGCACCGCGATCCTCATCTACCTGGCGGCGCTCACCGGCGTGAGCACCGAGCTCTACGAAGCGGCCGAACTCGACGGCGCGTCCGTCTGGCAGCGCATCGTGCACATCACCCTGCCCCAGATGCGCGGCATCATCCTGGTGCTGCTCCTGCTGCAGATCATCGGCGCCATCCAGGTGTTCACCGAGCCTTACGTGATGACCGACGGCGGGCCCGCGAACGCGACCGTCACGATTCTGCTGATGATCTACCGCTACGCGTTCCTCTTCGGAAACTACGGAGTGGCAACCGCTCTCAGCGTCCTCCTCGCCCTCGTCCTCGTCCTCGTGTCCGCGATCTACCTGCGGCTCACCCGCTCCTGGAGCACCCGATGA
- a CDS encoding polysaccharide lyase family 8 super-sandwich domain-containing protein, producing MFGTSMVFGTSMRRATGWTVALAMITGGLVLHPSDARAESAPVAALETAPRTVTTATEFDGLRQKYATMLSGGQTFDGSDPDISARVASITASGQQYWDSMKKNADRNRLWDDSPFGNDSASATRTYQHLRDMALAYVTQGSALQGSAQLRADLIGALDWMNANVYYNGATLYQNWWHWQIGAPLALNDIVALIYSDLTSTQVSNYMAAISYAQPTVAMTGANRLWESQVIAISGINAQDAARVAAGRDGLSALFPYVTTGDGFYADGSFVQHNFYAYNGGYGASLLSGIADLMYLLDGSTWDVVDPNSAHVIEWVYDAYEPFIYKGNLMDMVRGREVSRFGAQDDAAAVSVLASISRLSEIAPAADAAAFRSMVKAWLSVDADKTFLSTVPVDLIVFAKGILGDASVPVRDELVTNRQFTGMDRTVHLRPGYGFGISMASSRIGGYEAINSENAKGWHTGDGMTFLYNNDLSQFHDGFWPTVDSYRLPGTTVLKNTTQPANSRTDKSWVGGASILDRYGVTGMDLHPVGRTLEGKKSWFMFDDEIVALGAGITSTDGIGTETIVENRKLNTAGDNALSINGAARPSTLGWTETAAGVNTAHLAGSVPGSDIGYYFPGGATVKGLREQRTGNWKQLNSSSEWANTTPITRNFLSLAVDQGTNPTNAAYSYVLLPGKTSAQVSGYAAAPDISILENSASVQAVRENDLNVTGINFWKDESTSAGGVTSDKKASVMLSSTADSVELSVADPTQKNAGHIYLSLDSAATGLISKDPEVTVLQYTPTIELKINVNNARGKDFNVKFSLGGAQQPNPAPIAVPSVYEAETLPVSSLSDSVSLYNDTNASGGKKLGVNNNAVGDYIEFSVDVPQAGTYDIGARAFKSGGTGISQLSVNGTNTGSPQDFFWNTTAAQKDLTFGAYTFPAPGSYLVRLTTTGKNSSASGYKLMLDYLTLVPAPGS from the coding sequence ATGTTCGGTACTTCGATGGTGTTCGGTACTTCGATGCGGCGGGCGACGGGCTGGACCGTCGCGCTCGCGATGATCACGGGAGGCCTCGTGCTCCACCCCTCCGACGCACGCGCAGAATCCGCACCGGTCGCGGCGCTCGAGACCGCGCCGCGCACCGTGACGACGGCGACCGAGTTCGACGGCCTACGGCAGAAGTACGCCACCATGCTGTCGGGCGGCCAGACGTTCGACGGGTCCGACCCGGATATCTCCGCCCGCGTCGCGAGCATCACGGCATCCGGTCAGCAGTACTGGGATTCGATGAAGAAGAACGCCGACCGGAACCGGCTCTGGGACGACTCGCCCTTCGGGAACGATTCGGCGAGCGCGACGCGCACCTACCAGCACCTTCGCGACATGGCCCTCGCGTATGTGACCCAGGGCTCCGCCCTGCAGGGGAGCGCTCAGCTGCGGGCCGACCTCATCGGCGCGCTGGACTGGATGAATGCGAACGTCTACTACAACGGCGCCACCCTGTACCAGAACTGGTGGCACTGGCAGATCGGAGCGCCGCTGGCGCTGAACGACATCGTCGCGCTGATCTACAGCGACCTGACCAGCACCCAGGTGTCGAACTACATGGCCGCCATCTCCTACGCCCAGCCGACGGTCGCCATGACCGGCGCCAATCGGCTGTGGGAGAGCCAGGTGATCGCGATCTCCGGAATCAACGCACAGGATGCCGCACGCGTCGCCGCGGGTCGGGACGGCCTGAGCGCTCTCTTCCCGTACGTCACGACGGGTGACGGCTTCTACGCGGATGGATCCTTCGTCCAGCACAATTTCTACGCCTACAACGGCGGATACGGCGCCTCCCTCCTCTCCGGGATCGCCGACCTCATGTACCTGCTCGACGGCTCCACGTGGGATGTGGTCGACCCGAACAGCGCCCATGTGATCGAGTGGGTGTACGACGCCTACGAACCGTTCATCTACAAAGGCAACCTGATGGACATGGTGCGCGGCCGCGAGGTGAGCCGCTTCGGCGCGCAGGACGACGCGGCAGCGGTGTCGGTGCTGGCCTCCATCTCGCGACTGTCCGAGATCGCTCCCGCCGCGGACGCCGCAGCGTTCCGGAGCATGGTCAAGGCGTGGCTGTCGGTGGATGCGGACAAGACGTTCCTCTCGACGGTGCCGGTGGACCTCATCGTGTTCGCCAAGGGCATTCTGGGCGATGCTTCCGTGCCGGTGCGCGATGAGCTCGTGACGAATCGCCAGTTCACCGGTATGGATCGCACGGTTCATCTGCGACCGGGGTACGGGTTCGGCATCAGCATGGCCTCGAGCCGGATCGGCGGCTACGAAGCCATCAACTCGGAGAACGCGAAGGGCTGGCACACCGGCGACGGGATGACCTTCCTCTACAACAACGACCTCAGCCAGTTCCACGACGGCTTCTGGCCGACCGTCGACAGCTACCGTCTCCCGGGAACGACGGTTCTGAAGAACACGACCCAGCCCGCGAACAGCCGCACCGACAAGTCCTGGGTCGGCGGCGCGAGCATCCTCGACCGCTACGGCGTCACCGGCATGGATTTGCACCCGGTCGGACGCACGCTGGAGGGCAAGAAGTCGTGGTTCATGTTCGACGACGAGATCGTCGCGCTGGGCGCGGGGATCACGAGTACCGACGGGATCGGTACCGAGACGATCGTCGAGAACCGCAAGCTGAACACCGCGGGCGACAATGCGCTGTCGATCAACGGCGCCGCAAGGCCGTCCACGCTCGGCTGGACGGAGACCGCGGCCGGGGTGAACACCGCGCATCTCGCGGGGAGCGTTCCCGGCTCCGACATCGGCTACTACTTCCCGGGCGGCGCGACGGTGAAGGGTTTGCGCGAGCAGCGCACCGGAAACTGGAAGCAGCTCAACTCCTCATCGGAGTGGGCGAACACCACGCCGATCACTCGGAACTTCCTCTCGCTCGCGGTGGACCAGGGGACGAACCCGACCAACGCGGCGTACTCCTACGTCCTGCTCCCCGGCAAGACGAGTGCACAGGTGAGCGGCTACGCCGCGGCCCCCGACATCAGCATCCTCGAGAACTCCGCGTCCGTGCAGGCGGTGCGCGAGAACGACCTGAACGTCACCGGGATCAACTTCTGGAAGGACGAGTCGACATCCGCCGGCGGTGTCACATCCGACAAGAAGGCGTCGGTCATGCTGAGCTCCACTGCCGATAGCGTGGAACTGTCCGTCGCCGATCCCACGCAGAAGAACGCCGGGCACATCTACCTCAGCCTGGACTCGGCGGCGACGGGGCTCATCTCGAAGGACCCCGAGGTCACGGTGCTGCAGTACACACCGACGATCGAGCTGAAGATTAACGTGAACAACGCGCGGGGCAAAGACTTCAACGTGAAGTTCTCGCTCGGGGGCGCTCAGCAACCCAACCCCGCGCCGATCGCGGTGCCGAGCGTCTACGAGGCCGAGACGCTGCCCGTCAGCTCCCTCAGCGATTCCGTCTCGCTCTACAACGACACGAACGCGAGCGGCGGAAAGAAGCTGGGCGTCAACAACAACGCGGTCGGCGACTACATCGAGTTCAGCGTCGATGTGCCGCAGGCCGGCACGTACGACATCGGGGCCCGCGCCTTCAAGTCGGGAGGAACGGGCATCTCCCAGCTGTCCGTCAACGGAACGAACACCGGAAGCCCGCAGGACTTCTTCTGGAACACGACCGCCGCCCAGAAGGACCTGACCTTCGGTGCGTACACGTTCCCCGCGCCCGGGAGCTATCTGGTGAGACTGACGACGACCGGCAAGAACAGCAGCGCCTCGGGGTACAAGTTAATGCTGGACTACCTGACGCTGGTCCCGGCGCCGGGGAGCTGA
- a CDS encoding carbohydrate ABC transporter permease, which produces MTVTTPTPRRTRPAATPRERAILSGFDWRRPRIFVGWRAMHIALFAALIALGAVPLIWMLRAAISTTTDLVQHPLSLIPDPAKWENIPTAWTLLDIGHYLGNTVVLVGGSWIVQLIVSATAGFALAVIRPWYGRFVYGAILLTLFVPGTVTLIALYLTVLDLPLLGIGITDTPWAVWLPAGANAFTILLVKQFFEEIPRDLFEAAQLDGAGWFTIFWRIVLPMSRPILAVVSLLSIMTAWKEFLWPLIVLTDPMTQPLAVALPRLAQATDPAYLISGLLIASIPPILIFVIFQRSIVRGIGFTGLKG; this is translated from the coding sequence ATGACCGTCACGACACCGACCCCCCGGCGCACGCGCCCGGCCGCCACGCCGCGCGAACGCGCCATCCTGTCCGGCTTCGATTGGCGTCGCCCGCGCATCTTCGTCGGCTGGCGGGCGATGCACATCGCCCTGTTCGCCGCGCTCATCGCTCTCGGTGCGGTTCCGCTGATCTGGATGCTGCGCGCCGCGATCTCCACGACGACCGACCTGGTGCAGCATCCGCTGAGCCTCATCCCCGATCCCGCGAAATGGGAGAACATCCCCACCGCGTGGACCCTGCTCGACATCGGTCATTACCTCGGCAACACCGTCGTGCTCGTCGGCGGCTCCTGGATCGTCCAGCTGATCGTGTCGGCGACCGCGGGCTTCGCACTCGCAGTCATCCGCCCCTGGTACGGCCGGTTCGTCTACGGCGCGATCCTGCTCACGCTGTTCGTGCCGGGAACCGTCACCCTGATCGCGCTCTATCTCACGGTGCTCGATCTGCCCCTGCTCGGCATCGGCATCACCGATACGCCCTGGGCCGTGTGGCTTCCGGCCGGCGCGAACGCCTTCACCATCCTGCTGGTCAAGCAGTTCTTCGAAGAGATCCCCCGCGACCTGTTCGAAGCGGCGCAGCTCGACGGCGCCGGATGGTTCACGATCTTCTGGCGCATCGTGCTCCCGATGTCGCGCCCCATCCTCGCCGTCGTGTCGCTGCTGTCGATCATGACGGCGTGGAAGGAGTTCCTCTGGCCGCTCATCGTGCTGACCGATCCCATGACCCAGCCGTTGGCGGTGGCCCTGCCCCGACTCGCGCAGGCGACGGATCCGGCCTACCTCATCTCCGGGCTTCTGATCGCGAGCATCCCGCCCATCCTCATCTTCGTGATCTTCCAGCGCTCGATCGTTCGCGGGATCGGCTTCACCGGACTGAAGGGCTGA
- a CDS encoding ABC transporter substrate-binding protein, whose amino-acid sequence MHQRTRCALAALVLVPVLAGTAACSSGGGGGEASGDGDGTVTITIMGKPAATNTAAVALFERQVAAFEEANPHITIEASDVPWDAKTFATRLAGGSAPTLLRVPLTEPPALIERGQVADISDVASELDSFDDLNPRVMQFLESDGAVYGIPEKSYAFGLVYNRDLFEQAGLDPDSPPETWDEVREYAKKISDTTGKTGFGEISTNNSGGWHLTGYDYSFGGRMIEQASDGTWTAAFNDGSAHDVLEMWKAMRWEDDSLGDNVLGKQEDLVAEFTAGNVGMWVTAPPDVYPNYIAAGGDPDVFGAGPMPQGGADATLAGATVLMVSATATQAEKEAAVKWIDWRALRPNYDLEVAAETAEASAADGLPVGVPVAPIFSEEAYEAYRDAIAEYVNVPVENFAPYVGSLDAFEYVPEPAVASQEIYAALDPVVQAVLTDPNADIDALLDDAETRVNQILAQNAS is encoded by the coding sequence ATGCATCAGCGCACCCGATGCGCCCTCGCGGCACTCGTCCTCGTCCCCGTGCTCGCAGGCACTGCCGCCTGCAGCAGCGGCGGAGGCGGAGGCGAAGCGAGCGGTGACGGCGATGGAACGGTCACCATCACCATCATGGGCAAGCCGGCGGCCACGAACACGGCGGCCGTCGCGCTCTTCGAGCGGCAGGTCGCCGCCTTCGAGGAGGCCAACCCCCACATCACCATCGAGGCATCCGACGTGCCGTGGGACGCGAAGACCTTCGCGACGCGCCTGGCCGGCGGAAGCGCACCCACGCTCCTGCGGGTGCCGCTCACCGAACCACCCGCGCTCATCGAGCGCGGCCAGGTCGCCGACATCTCCGATGTCGCCTCCGAACTCGACAGCTTCGACGACCTGAACCCTCGCGTCATGCAGTTCCTGGAGAGCGACGGCGCCGTGTACGGCATCCCGGAGAAGAGCTACGCGTTCGGGCTGGTCTACAACCGCGACCTCTTCGAGCAGGCCGGGCTCGACCCGGACAGCCCCCCGGAGACCTGGGACGAGGTGCGGGAGTACGCCAAGAAGATCTCCGACACGACCGGCAAGACCGGATTCGGTGAGATCAGCACGAACAACAGCGGCGGATGGCACCTCACCGGCTACGACTACAGCTTCGGCGGACGCATGATCGAGCAGGCCTCCGACGGAACCTGGACGGCCGCGTTCAACGACGGCTCCGCACACGACGTGCTCGAGATGTGGAAGGCGATGCGCTGGGAGGACGACTCCCTGGGCGACAACGTGCTCGGCAAGCAGGAAGACCTGGTCGCCGAGTTCACCGCCGGCAACGTCGGCATGTGGGTCACCGCCCCGCCGGACGTCTACCCGAACTATATCGCCGCGGGCGGCGACCCGGATGTCTTCGGTGCCGGCCCCATGCCGCAGGGCGGTGCCGACGCCACACTCGCCGGCGCGACCGTGCTCATGGTGAGCGCCACCGCCACTCAGGCCGAGAAGGAGGCCGCCGTCAAGTGGATCGACTGGCGTGCGCTGCGGCCGAACTACGACCTCGAGGTCGCGGCCGAAACCGCCGAAGCGTCTGCCGCCGACGGCCTGCCGGTCGGGGTTCCGGTCGCGCCGATCTTCAGCGAAGAGGCATACGAGGCCTACCGTGACGCGATCGCGGAGTACGTCAACGTGCCGGTCGAGAACTTCGCGCCCTACGTCGGTTCGCTCGACGCGTTCGAGTACGTGCCGGAGCCCGCGGTCGCCTCGCAGGAGATCTACGCCGCGCTCGACCCGGTGGTGCAGGCGGTGCTCACCGATCCGAACGCCGACATCGACGCACTGCTCGATGACGCCGAGACGCGGGTCAACCAGATCCTGGCTCAGAACGCGTCATGA